Proteins from a single region of Corylus avellana chromosome ca11, CavTom2PMs-1.0:
- the LOC132166099 gene encoding fibrillin-5, chloroplastic-like yields the protein MAAKLLQPPFQASHVIAPKPRTTKMVKTQRFLPDTYLMSKSTIFGDFPSGFTPIYTTKVTEQSSGIVGDETLAQIKTELFQAVQGVNRGIFGIPSGKKSEIEGLVKLLESQNPTPNPTVKLEKVGGSWKLLYSTITILGSKRTKLGLRDFISLGDFLQIIDVAKGKAVNVIKFSAKGLNLLNGQLTVEASFKIASKSRVEINYDKSSITPAQLMNVFRKNYELLLGIFNPQGWLEITYVDDDIRIGRDDKGNIFILERSRE from the exons ATGGCCGCCAAGCTTCTCCAACCACCATTCCAAGCTTCCCATGTAATTGctccaaaaccaagaaccaCAAAAATGGTGAAAACCCAGAGGTTTCTCCCTGACACTTATCTAATGAGCAAGAGCACAATCTTTGGCGATTTCCCATCTGGGTTTACACCCATTTACACCACCAAAGTTACAGAACAGAGCTCCGGCATTGTTGGGGATGAAACACTTGCCCAGATCAAAACAGAGCTTTTCCAGGCCGTACAAG GAGTAAACAGAGGTATATTTGGAATCCCATCTGGAAAGAAATCTGAGATTGAAGGTTTGGTAAAGCTGCTAGAGTCTCAGAATCCAACTCCAAATCCTACTGTGAAGCTAGAGAAG GTGGGTGGATCCTGGAAGCTACTCTACAGCACCATTACAATCTTGGGTTCCAAGAGAACCAAGCTGGGATTGAGAGATTTCATTTCCTTGGGAGATTTTTTGCAGATCATTGATGTTGCTAAG GGAAAAGCAGTGAATGTGATCAAGTTCAGTGCAAAGGGACTGAATTTGTTGAATGGACAGCTCACTGTTGAGGCGTCCTTCAAGATTGCATCAAAATCA AGAGTTGAAATTAATTACGACAAGTCGTCGATCACTCCTGCCCAG TTGATGAATGTGTTCCGGAAAAACTATGAACTTCTACTTGGCATCTTCAATCCACAAGGCTGGCTCGAGATTAC ATATGTAGATGATGACATCAGGATAGGGAGGGATGATAAAGGCAATATCTTCATATTAGAGAGATCAAGAGAATGA